From one Lotus japonicus ecotype B-129 chromosome 3, LjGifu_v1.2 genomic stretch:
- the LOC130744125 gene encoding uncharacterized protein LOC130744125: MGLYSVKSMCAVVEARRFTEEGWSVPQFLRPILPSKIALFLWQVQKNRIASKENLEQRGVVLENGASCIFCLSTTETVAHLFLHCPQIWMLWTAVLQREGIMWSIPESVSTLLAEWSLLRKNTSRILWELIPYALCWGIWMARNNVIFHDKLFDAEVIWESHVFLLFTWIRAWWKDCPYDASQFERGFSKIDLTAKVSVRPLIPWKPPQGTILKFNVDGSFQSGRAGIGGILRNSAREVIGEFSRKVEVKRADEAEVLAILYALLFGQQFMIVSVQIESDSSLAVDWVSETKNRPWNLSNELNMIDYLYPLVACCGVSHILREGNMEADELAKEGCSREVPIWKYVGQQG, from the coding sequence ATGGGGCTCTACAGTGTCAAGTCTATGTGTGCAGTTGTGGAAGCCCGAAGGTTCACTGAGGAGGGATGGTCTGTCCCTCAATTCTTGAGGCCTATCTTACCTTCAAAAATTGCTTTATTTTTGTGGCAGGTGCAGAAGAACAGAATTGCTTCAAAGGAGAACTTGGAACAAAGGGGGGTGGTCTTAGAGAATGGTGCATCTTGCATTTTTTGCTTGTCTACAACCGAGACAGTGGCACACCTTTTTTTGCATTGTCCCCAGATTTGGATGCTATGGACAGCAGTGTTACAGAGGGAGGGCATTATGTGGTCTATTCCAGAATCAGTTTCGACATTGCTGGCTGAATGGAGTCTGTTACGCAAAAATACATCAAGAATTCTGTGGGAGTTGATTCCTTATGCATTATGCTGGGGGATATGGATGGCAAGGAATAATGTGATTTTCCATGATAAACTTTTTGATGCAGAAGTCATTTGGGAGTCTCAtgtatttttattgtttacttGGATAAGAGCTTGGTGGAAAGATTGTCCTTATGATGCAAGTCAGTTTGAAAGGGGTTTCTCAAAAATTGATCTAACTGCCAAGGTTAGTGTGCGGCCTCTTATCCCTTGGAAACCACCTCAAGGGACGATTTTGAAATTCAATGTGGATGGTTCTTTTCAATCAGGACGAGCAGGCATTGGGGGGATTTTGAGGAATAGTGCAAGGGAGGTGATTGGGGAATTTTCTAGAAAGGTGGAGGTAAAACGAGCTGATGAGGCGGAGGTTTTGGCAATCTTGTATGCCTTATTATTTGGTCAGCAGTTCATGATAGTTTCGGTACAAATTGAGAGTGACTCAAGTCTTGCTGTGGATTGGGTGAGCGAAACAAAAAATAGACCTTGGAATTTAAGTAACGAGTTGAATATGATTGACTATTTATATCCATTGGTGGCGTGTTGTGGGGTGTCTCATATTTTGAGGGAAGGGAATATGGAGGCGGACGAACTCGCAAAGGAGGGATGTTCTCGTGAGGTGCCAATTTGGAAATATGTTGGACAACAAGGCTAA